Proteins encoded within one genomic window of Ammonifex degensii KC4:
- a CDS encoding ferrous iron transporter B: MKVLLVGNPNVGKSVIFAQLTGTRVISSNYPGTTVEYTKGYLDLNGEKVEIIDVPGTYSLDPSCKAEEVAVSMLSEGDIIVNVVDATNLERNLYLTLELLERPVPVIIALNLWDEAQHKGIEIDVRRLEEILGVPVVPTAATSGRGLKELVRRLPEARLGKVGWQTVDERYATVGRIVREVQRLSHRHHTLLERLEDLSVHPVGGLFLALIVLHLTFKLVRFVGEGLINWIFDPFFTHLYAPLLTKLSNFLGGQGFVHDLLIGQLVNGKVDFVTSLGLLSTGLYVPLVMVLPYIIAFYAVLGFLEDLGYLPRLAVLLDGLMHSLGLHGYAIVPMVLGLGCNVPAALAIRNLESRRQKFIASTLTVIAVPCFSQTAMIFALVGAHGGFYLAQVFLTLFAVWLVLGLLLNRFMTGYTPALLMEIPPYRLPNLKAFLKKLNLRLSHFLREAVPLVILGILLVNLIHTSGLSYWLARIFSPVFGPLFGLPGNAVITLFLGFLRKDVALGILAPLNLSPAQLTVASTILAVYFPCIATFLVLLRELGWVDMLRVTGIMLVTALIVGIFSHLTLVYLGLWAWAGVGLLVLLLLFEASLREKLAAGKEETQASHKSN; encoded by the coding sequence ATGAAGGTACTACTGGTCGGTAACCCTAACGTGGGGAAAAGCGTAATCTTCGCGCAGCTGACCGGCACGCGCGTAATTTCTTCCAACTACCCGGGCACGACGGTGGAGTACACCAAGGGATATCTGGACCTAAACGGGGAAAAAGTTGAAATCATCGACGTGCCCGGTACTTATTCACTGGACCCATCCTGCAAGGCCGAAGAAGTGGCAGTTTCCATGCTCTCCGAAGGAGACATCATCGTCAACGTGGTGGACGCCACCAATCTCGAGCGCAACCTCTACCTCACCCTGGAGCTCCTGGAGCGCCCCGTGCCGGTGATTATAGCCCTCAACCTCTGGGACGAAGCACAGCATAAAGGGATTGAGATTGATGTCAGACGGCTGGAGGAAATACTGGGGGTCCCGGTGGTCCCTACCGCCGCCACCAGCGGCAGGGGGCTGAAAGAGTTGGTGCGGCGCCTGCCGGAAGCCCGCCTGGGCAAGGTAGGCTGGCAGACCGTCGACGAGCGCTACGCCACGGTGGGCCGAATCGTGCGAGAGGTCCAGCGTCTGAGCCACCGGCACCACACTTTACTAGAGAGATTGGAGGATCTGAGTGTCCATCCGGTAGGGGGACTTTTCCTGGCCCTGATCGTCCTCCACCTCACCTTCAAGCTCGTACGCTTCGTAGGCGAAGGGCTCATCAACTGGATCTTTGACCCCTTCTTCACCCATCTTTATGCTCCCCTGCTGACCAAGCTCAGCAACTTCTTAGGCGGGCAGGGATTCGTACACGATCTCCTGATAGGTCAGTTGGTTAACGGAAAAGTGGACTTTGTCACCTCTTTAGGACTTTTAAGCACCGGGCTTTACGTACCCCTGGTCATGGTCCTTCCTTATATAATTGCCTTTTACGCCGTTCTCGGGTTCCTGGAGGACCTGGGCTACCTGCCCCGCCTAGCCGTGCTGCTGGACGGGCTGATGCACAGCCTGGGCCTGCACGGCTACGCCATAGTCCCCATGGTGCTGGGCCTGGGGTGTAACGTGCCCGCGGCTTTGGCCATCCGCAACCTAGAAAGCCGCCGGCAAAAGTTCATTGCCAGCACCCTCACGGTCATAGCGGTACCCTGCTTTTCCCAGACGGCCATGATTTTCGCCCTGGTGGGGGCACACGGGGGCTTCTACCTGGCACAGGTCTTCCTCACCCTCTTCGCCGTGTGGCTCGTCTTAGGGCTCCTGCTCAACCGCTTCATGACCGGGTACACGCCCGCGCTTCTCATGGAAATTCCTCCCTACCGGCTCCCCAACCTGAAGGCTTTTCTGAAGAAGCTCAATTTGCGCCTGAGCCACTTCCTGCGGGAAGCCGTGCCCCTGGTCATTCTGGGTATTTTGCTGGTGAACCTCATCCACACTTCAGGGTTATCCTACTGGCTGGCCCGGATCTTCAGTCCCGTGTTCGGCCCCCTTTTTGGCCTTCCCGGCAACGCGGTAATCACCCTTTTCCTGGGCTTCCTTCGCAAAGACGTGGCCCTGGGCATCCTGGCACCTCTCAATCTTTCCCCCGCCCAGCTCACGGTGGCCAGCACCATCCTGGCCGTCTACTTCCCTTGTATCGCCACCTTCTTGGTGCTCCTGCGGGAGCTGGGCTGGGTTGATATGCTGCGCGTCACCGGCATAATGCTGGTGACGGCCCTGATTGTGGGAATCTTCTCCCACCTTACCCTGGTCTACCTGGGGCTCTGGGCCTGGGCCGGCGTGGGTCTGCTCGTTCTGCTTCTCTTGTTCGAGGCTTCCCTCCGCGAGAAGCTAGCCGCGGGCAAAGAAGAAACTCAAGCGTCTCACAAATCTAACTAG
- a CDS encoding FeoA family protein codes for MKNGSKARIAYFTAGAQAEKRLKALGLAPGKEIVKISGLPFHGPVVVNVNHSQVALGYGLAQRVMVEVLDEGTTGR; via the coding sequence TTGAAAAACGGGAGTAAAGCTCGCATCGCTTATTTTACCGCCGGAGCCCAGGCGGAAAAGAGACTTAAAGCCCTGGGATTGGCTCCGGGGAAGGAGATTGTAAAGATAAGCGGCCTCCCCTTTCACGGGCCGGTGGTGGTAAATGTCAATCACTCCCAGGTAGCCTTGGGTTACGGGCTAGCGCAGAGGGTAATGGTGGAGGTACTGGATGAAGGTACTACTGGTCGGTAA